One genomic window of Ornithorhynchus anatinus isolate Pmale09 chromosome 12, mOrnAna1.pri.v4, whole genome shotgun sequence includes the following:
- the SPATA18 gene encoding mitochondria-eating protein isoform X1, with protein sequence MAESLRRLASLGTCKLLQDKLESWYEDYHLNSCDENVNRCCEIIELSSRIQGQLFSILSLTAQEGGYYAGVETIKTRLLPWLGNCFASTSWSPSWDTPKTLIQESLEKDRQLRALCSSRDRELQDLESELTTMRFQLGRVQQDLAQAQLALEDTKAKSSTTLLAAEEEIVKLKSELQASQAQDEAHQWNLARLGDYERQMQRLRDEMAKLGGEKSTVQNRISRSRSPSPGPRGSRSPSPRPRRPSPSRPWPTDASRQAHLVSRFNAVYSQERREAQALLTRYIEDPEVVHRILYIATVESFRAAKTAFRHFKIRVRKSLAPSHVGPESLEDAVLDYISRQQELYDVQGSVNDVIRAMNVHPKISFPPEIDFILLSSFIRELCRIAFAMQTLQPALDIALGTDGELFNERKYRRTYDSDFTAPLVVYHVWPALMENDNVVMKGEAFTKRGVLWCQTRSRSRSRSRSRSRSSSPVRSRCTFRQFMLSRSRSPSPFRSPSPSQRPEGGKSRSMPASHRLQAAE encoded by the exons CTGAATTCGTGCGACGAGAACGTGAACCGCTGTTGCGAGATCATCGAGCTGAGCTCCCGGATCCAGGGCCAGCTCTtctccatcctcagcctcaccgCGCAGGAAG GGGGCTACTACGCCGGGGTGGAAACCATCAAGACCCGCCTGCTGCCGTGGTTGGGGAACTGCTTTGCCAGCACATCCTGGAGCCCATCCTGGGACACCCCAAAGACCCTCATTCAG GAGTCCCTGGAAAAGGACCGGCAACTGAGGGCTCTCTGCAGCAGCCGCGATCGGGAGCTCCAGGACCTGGAATCCGAACTGACCACCATGCGCTTCCAGCTCGGCAGGGTCCAGCAAGA TCTGGCCCAAGCCCAGCTGGCTCTCGAAGACACCAAGGCCAAATCCTCCACCACCCTGCTGGCCGCTGAGGAAGAGATAGTCAAGCTGAAATCCGA GCTCCAGGCGTCCCAGGCCCAGGATGAGGCTCACCAGTGGAACCTGGCCCGGCTGGGAGACTACGAGCGGCAGATGCAGCGGTTGAGGGATGAGATGGCCAAGCTGGGCGGGGAGAAATCCACTGTCCAGAACAG GATCTCCCGGAGCcggtcccccagccccggcccccgtggcagccggtcccccagccccaggccccggcgcccctcccccagccgcccCTGGCCGACCGACGCTTCACGCCAAGCCCACCTGGTGTCCCGCTTCAACGCCGTGTACTCCCAGGAGCGCCGGGAGGCGCAGGCCCTGCTGACGCGCTACATCGAGGACCCGGAGGTGGTGCATCGGATCCTGTACATAGCCACCGTG GAATCCTTCCGGGCGGCCAAGACAGCCTTCAGGCACTTCAAGATCCGCGTGAGGAAGTCGctggccccgtcccacgtggggcccgagTCCCTGGAGGATGCCGTCCTCGACTACATCAGCCGCCAGCAGGAGCTGTACGACGTCCAGGGCAGCGTCAAT GATGTGATCCGCGCCATGAACGTCCACCCTAAGATCTCGTTCCCACCCGAAATCGACTTCATCCTGCTCAGCTCGTTCATCCGGGAGCTGTGCCGCATCGCTTTCGCCATGCAGACCCTGCAGCCTGCCCTGGACATTGCCCTGGGCACCGACGGCGAGCTCTTCAACGAGCGCAA GTACCGCCGCACGTACGACTCCGACTTCACCGCCCCGCTGGTGGTCTACCACGTGTGGCCGGCCCTTATGGAGAACGACAACGTCGTCATGAAGGGGGAGGCTTTCACCAAGAGAGGAGTTCTG TGGTGCCAGAcgaggagccggagccggagccgcagTCGAAGTCGGAGCCGGAGTTCCAGCCCCGTTCGCTCCCGCTGCACCTTCCGCCAGTTTATG CTGTCTCGCAGCCGCAGCCCCTCCCCATTCAGGAGCCCCAGCCCAA GCCAGCGCCCAGAGGGAGGCAAGAGTCGGTCCATGCCCGCCTCCCACCGTCTCCAGGCAGCGGAGTAG
- the SPATA18 gene encoding mitochondria-eating protein isoform X2: MAESLRRLASLGTCKLLQDKLESWYEDYHLNSCDENVNRCCEIIELSSRIQGQLFSILSLTAQEGGYYAGVETIKTRLLPWLGNCFASTSWSPSWDTPKTLIQESLEKDRQLRALCSSRDRELQDLESELTTMRFQLGRVQQDLAQAQLALEDTKAKSSTTLLAAEEEIVKLKSELQASQAQDEAHQWNLARLGDYERQMQRLRDEMAKLGGEKSTVQNRISRSRSPSPGPRGSRSPSPRPRRPSPSRPWPTDASRQAHLVSRFNAVYSQERREAQALLTRYIEDPEVVHRILYIATVESFRAAKTAFRHFKIRVRKSLAPSHVGPESLEDAVLDYISRQQELYDVQGSVNDVIRAMNVHPKISFPPEIDFILLSSFIRELCRIAFAMQTLQPALDIALGTDGELFNERKYRRTYDSDFTAPLVVYHVWPALMENDNVVMKGEAFTKRGVLWCQTRSRSRSRSRSRSRSSSPVRSRCTFRQFMLSRSRSPSPFRSPSPRL, encoded by the exons CTGAATTCGTGCGACGAGAACGTGAACCGCTGTTGCGAGATCATCGAGCTGAGCTCCCGGATCCAGGGCCAGCTCTtctccatcctcagcctcaccgCGCAGGAAG GGGGCTACTACGCCGGGGTGGAAACCATCAAGACCCGCCTGCTGCCGTGGTTGGGGAACTGCTTTGCCAGCACATCCTGGAGCCCATCCTGGGACACCCCAAAGACCCTCATTCAG GAGTCCCTGGAAAAGGACCGGCAACTGAGGGCTCTCTGCAGCAGCCGCGATCGGGAGCTCCAGGACCTGGAATCCGAACTGACCACCATGCGCTTCCAGCTCGGCAGGGTCCAGCAAGA TCTGGCCCAAGCCCAGCTGGCTCTCGAAGACACCAAGGCCAAATCCTCCACCACCCTGCTGGCCGCTGAGGAAGAGATAGTCAAGCTGAAATCCGA GCTCCAGGCGTCCCAGGCCCAGGATGAGGCTCACCAGTGGAACCTGGCCCGGCTGGGAGACTACGAGCGGCAGATGCAGCGGTTGAGGGATGAGATGGCCAAGCTGGGCGGGGAGAAATCCACTGTCCAGAACAG GATCTCCCGGAGCcggtcccccagccccggcccccgtggcagccggtcccccagccccaggccccggcgcccctcccccagccgcccCTGGCCGACCGACGCTTCACGCCAAGCCCACCTGGTGTCCCGCTTCAACGCCGTGTACTCCCAGGAGCGCCGGGAGGCGCAGGCCCTGCTGACGCGCTACATCGAGGACCCGGAGGTGGTGCATCGGATCCTGTACATAGCCACCGTG GAATCCTTCCGGGCGGCCAAGACAGCCTTCAGGCACTTCAAGATCCGCGTGAGGAAGTCGctggccccgtcccacgtggggcccgagTCCCTGGAGGATGCCGTCCTCGACTACATCAGCCGCCAGCAGGAGCTGTACGACGTCCAGGGCAGCGTCAAT GATGTGATCCGCGCCATGAACGTCCACCCTAAGATCTCGTTCCCACCCGAAATCGACTTCATCCTGCTCAGCTCGTTCATCCGGGAGCTGTGCCGCATCGCTTTCGCCATGCAGACCCTGCAGCCTGCCCTGGACATTGCCCTGGGCACCGACGGCGAGCTCTTCAACGAGCGCAA GTACCGCCGCACGTACGACTCCGACTTCACCGCCCCGCTGGTGGTCTACCACGTGTGGCCGGCCCTTATGGAGAACGACAACGTCGTCATGAAGGGGGAGGCTTTCACCAAGAGAGGAGTTCTG TGGTGCCAGAcgaggagccggagccggagccgcagTCGAAGTCGGAGCCGGAGTTCCAGCCCCGTTCGCTCCCGCTGCACCTTCCGCCAGTTTATG CTGTCTCGCAGCCGCAGCCCCTCCCCATTCAGGAGCCCCAGCCCAA GGCTCTAG